The Sorghum bicolor cultivar BTx623 chromosome 6, Sorghum_bicolor_NCBIv3, whole genome shotgun sequence genome contains the following window.
AAGAGCTTGTGTGCGAGAGTTCCTTCGTTTCCTCCCTGCAGGTGGTGCTCACGCCGACGCACCTGGCGATCGTGATGGAGTacgccgccggcggcgagctGTTCGACCGGATCTGCAACGCCGGCAGGTTCAGCGAAGACGAGGTACGGTGGGGATCGGTTACCAGTTAGTTTACTCGCCCGAATCATGCGGCTACCTGTAACTCATGTCAAGGGATGGGATTTCTTGTGCTGTAGTATGGTTCTTGTGATTTGTGAATGCTGACTGGCTGTGCTGTCCTTGCAGGCGAGGTACTTCTTCCAGCAGCTAATCTGCGGCGTCAGCTACTGCCACTTCATGGTAAGTAGTACAGTAACAATGGAAGAAAAATAAAGAGGATCGACCTtttttattatattatattaacaAACAAAAAGAAAGAAGTGTCCAATGCGAGAGATTTTCGTCGTGGATTCTGCAGCAAATCTGCCACCGAGACTTGAAGCTGGAGAACACGCTGCTGGACGGCAGCCCGGCGCCTCGCCTCAAGATCTGCGACTTTGGTTACTCCAAGGTGCTCCTCAAACCACGGCCTCTTTCGTCTTCCTCGGTTTTCTTGTAAAAACTttccaccaaaaaaaaaaggcgcCCCTCTTTCCACCTCGGTTTGCTTGAGCTCTGCTAGCTGCTCACCCGAAAATGCTTCTCTGCCTGCCTGCCCTGAAGAGACTACTGGTCGTCTCGCACTACTAGTACTTTCTTCTGTCTCCACCGTGGTGATCCCTTTGCCTTTTTTGGTTGCATTGCATGCAGTCGTCGCTGCTGCACTcgaagcccaagtcgacggtgGGCACGCCGGCGTACATCGCCCCGGAGGTGCTCTCCCGCCGGgaatacgacggcaaggtcaGTCACTCACCCCCCTCGTCAGATTCTCTTCTCTGCCCCTGAGACTGTGAGACGCGGCAAAGTGGGCCCCACTGTCGCAGTGACGATCCTGTCTCGCTTGTCGTGAGCCTGCGTACGAGCACGTGCCGGCCCCTTGGAGTCCACGTAACGTAACGCGGGTCTCAATGCCTCCCGTCCCCCGAGTGTCCGTCCGTGCACCAGGTCTATAGGCGAGCGCACCAGTGTCAGCATGTGGGCCCATCGCATGAATGCAAAGATATGGTTGCCAAGTCTATAGAAAAATTATAGATGTAGTATAAATATTATAGATTCTTAATTTAATATATCTCAATAGCACAACTATCTAatgtcataaatattatttttcaatAGATTCATGTcaaattttaaatagtttaaattTGAATAATGAGAAAGCtagaattaggccttgtttagttctaaaaaaatttataattttttttagattctccgttgcatcgaatctttagacgtatgatgaaacattaaatatagacgaaaataaaaactaattacacagtgtaatttgcgagatgaatcttttgaacttagttaatctatgtttggataatatttatcaaacacAAACAAAAATTgtctattttaaaaaaaatttggaactaatcaAGGCCTTACTGGAGTTAGTGCATGCCTATAGACCGGGCTCACCCTTCTGCAAAACAGGAAACGTTTTAGGGTCCATAGGCCTGTGGGCCCCGGGCCCCAGAGATCTGTGGGCTCTGGCGGATTATGGGATTTGGGATTTGTCCGGGATTGAGATTTGCTTGCCCGTGGCCGGGCAGACAGAGCCTCCTGCCACCGAGCAGTGGGGCCCAGGGAGCATCGTGATTCGGGACCTCGCAGCGGCAGCGCGCACGCCGTCGCCGTGTGATTCGGCTTCAGGTACGCAGGCGGCAAGCTGCATGCAGTGCTAGCTCTGTGCTCTGGCCGGGCTCGGGACGAACAGGGTGTGCTGTGCAATGGGGCCCGGAGACCATGCTGACTCTCACATAGTGTGAGTGTCGTCAGTGTCACTAGCTCCTGTTGCCGCTGCTCCTGTAGAGGCTGCTGTTAGATTAGATGCCTAGACTCCCAGCTAATGCGATCTGGTACTGGCGGAATTAGGAGTAGTGGGGTAGTGCCCGAGTGGTTtgagttgaaaaaaaaaactcattcTGAAAAAGCATAAAAGAGACCATGCAAGGATATGTATGTTCCTTCAATCCTTCCTTTGTGAAGCGATTTGGACATTCACATTGTTCACATGTCATGCTTGATGGCGATGCAGGCTCCACCTGCAAGCTACACACAACTGAAGGTGGGCGAAAGGTTTAGGTTCATGGAATTCGGACCAGTTTAGCAGTCAAGATTGTAGTCTGTACGATTCTGCTTGCTTTATTAAATTGTGGCCTGGAAGAAAGTTAGCTCGGCTGAAGAAAAAGTGATATTCTGTAGATCCAGATATATTGTTCATAAGTGCTACTTGATTCGAGTCAGTTTTCTTTTTAATAGCAATTTGAGTGAGGTTGAAGATCAGTGAATGGCTAGGAGCAAAGTGCCATTTTGTAAATAGGAGCATGCAACCTTCAgaagaacttttttttttttttacttttctaTCATTAGGAATTTGAGAAAGGAACATACATGAAAATATTAGGTGAATCCATCCTTGTGACAAGCTGGTTACTTTATGTCCTTTTCATAGCCATTTTACCATCATGGTTTTAACTgattgatgttttttttttttgaaagtaacTGATTGATGTTAGAGGCCCTCAAGTGCAGTCATTTTCAAGCAGTCATGTTAGACTGAACCGCTATTTGGCCTCTTGTGGTCctttgaagctattttctactctccctttttcttttttctcattGTCAGCTATCGCTAAACAGTGGTTGTATTTTGTTCCATTGCTATCCAACCAACCATGCTAATCTATTATTCTGTTTCGGTTTCTCCTTTCCAGCACTGCAAAATTGGTTGCATTTGCTTGTCAGAAACAGTAAGATGCCTTTGAGACTATAGGTAGCTCATTGTTTTTTTGGTTTGGTTGATTTCGAGAACATCCCTTCAAGACTATGCAAAGACCATAGTGGCATTGATCTGTCCAACCATACGTGCCCACTCCTATTTCATAAAGTTCTCTGTCTGCTTTCACCTTGAAAGATTGTATTCACAGTCTTTATTTCTCCAAGTATACCTAATTTTATGCTGAGTGAATTTGACTTCGCTGCAAAGTTCTTGGATCAGCAGTTTCAGTTTGATAACTCATTTATATGAGTTAAAAACAACATCAGTTGTTTATATTGCCCTAAACTCCTTAAAAACAACCTCATTTGTGCGGGGTCAAAGGCGAGCAACTACCAAACTATAATATTCTCTAATGCGGTAACACCATATTTTATCCTCAACATATCACCATTAGAGTAATAAACCCTCAATTTAAAACTTTTACATAGATTCCTTATATCACTGCTTACTTATCTTTGATTTGGAAGTTGTTGCTTGTTTATTTAGCTGGGTACCTGGGTTGATACCAGCGACGAAGCCAGCAgtggggctaggggggctccagccccccctaccgctgctggcacagtggaatttttagtGCTCTCCTTCTGATTTTAGACATAAATTTATAAGATAGGGTGAGCTGAACactttattttttagatatattttgtgaatttcatCATTAATCTATATTTACGAGGAGTAATAGTAGAGTTAAGTTGATGTAGAACTTTTGTTCAGcccctcctaaatttttttctagCTTCGTCCCTGGTTGATACAGGTCAAATGTTCACCCGAGTTGTATTGTTTTCTCTATGAAAGCTCATAGCGTACATTTTAGAAGTTTGCTACAAATGTAACATAGCTGAAGTCTTGCCTACTATGAAGACCACTTGAATGATGTATGGCATCTTTTAGCGAGCCAACTACATACACCAAATACTAACAGTAGAAATTCAGTCTCAGAACATCCCACACGATGTCCAGAATTCCAGGCATGTGTGGCCCAACAGAATGTGGAGCCTTTCTAAAACTTGTATCGATGATCAGAACTGCATCTTAATATCCTATTGGCAGTAAATGTTCTTTAGTTCAAACTTTACCGATTCGTCATTGCCTTTATATTTGTTTGCTTATTTTGCCTTAACATATTTGCAACATCTGATTGATGGTTCAGACTGCCGATGTGTGGTCCTGTGGAGTCACCCTTTATGTGATGCTGGTCGGTGCTTACCCTTTTGAGGACCCAGATGACCCAAAGAACTTCAGAAAGACAATTGGGGTAACAACttcagagcttctctttttttccTAATAATGAGCAATCTAAAACCCCAAGTTCTTATCACTTAATGTAATTCTTGATATATTCTTTCTTTTCATAGAGGATCATGTCAATCCAATACAAAATACCGGAGTATGTGCACGTGTCCCAAGACTGCAAGGAACTGCTCTCTAGAATATTTGTTGCAAACTCTGCAAAGGTACCCAtatatttgaacttgggaccATCTTAAGTGGTTCATATTTGGTTCGCTGATTTCATTACATCTCCAAATTCATGCAGAGAATAACAATCAGGGAGATCAGGAACCACCCCTGGTTCCTGAAGAACCTGCCTAGAGAGCTCACTGAACCTGCACAGGCAATGTACTACAAGAAAGACAACAGCGCCCCGACTTACTCCGTCCAGTCCGTGGAGGAGATCATGAAGATTGTGGAGAAGGCGCGGACGCCGCCTCCTTCCTCCACCCCCGTGGCTGGCTTTGGTTGGGCCGCGGAGGAGGACGAGCAGGAGGACAGCAAGAATCCAGACGGAAAACATGAGGAGGAAGAGGATGGTGAGGACGAGTATGACAAACAGGTGAAGCAAGTCCATGCCAGCGGGGAGTTTCATATCAGCTGAGGCCTGAGGGTTTCGCCGGCGACAGAGGAGACCCCAAACAGGAGATGTTGTGGTAGCAGCTGATGATGGACCTGATAGTTTGTGGTCTTGTTTCCAAgttttctttcattttttttcctgTGATGCCTCAAGCCTGCAACAGTGTAAAGTATTGAAGTGGTTCCAGCATTGCCCTTGTATTGACTGATTAAAGCCAGCATGGGGAACATAATTATGGAATAAAACATCTCGTTGAGCATACTCCGTCTGTAACTGCATGATGTATTTGTCTGTTCATTTGGTGGACGATGATCACATTGACTAAGCCAAAGCATCAATGACAATAACACAATGTCTATGTACGGTTTCCTTATATAGATCATTATGTGCAGATTGCCAATATGATTTTGTAAAGCACTGGAATGTGCTTTCGTGCATACCTTCAAGATTTTTCCGGTAGAAATCACAAGTATTCCTAATGTAATGTTATCAAGATACTTGATGTGGCAAGTTAAGTTTAAAGTAAATTCGTGGTCACTTCAGTGGGGCGACAATCATACAATAATATAACAAATGAAAAATGATGTGTCAACTGTCAAGTACCAAAGGGATCTAAGATTAAAAAAAGGAAGTACCAAAGAGATCTTCGATCAATAGAAGACCATCATAGGATCCATGGGGTGTTTACAGATTTGCTCGTCTAAACATCACGAACAGTAATAAAGAATTCCCAGAGGACAAGGCAAACCACACTGTTTGGTGCCCCCTTTGTTTTGAAAGACCTTCAATCAATAAAAGACCATCACAAGATCCAGCGATCGTTAATAAGATTTGCTCATCTAAACACCAGACAGTAAAAAAGGAATTTCTGAAGGATAATGCAATCACAATATTTGGTAGTTATCTCAAAATCAAGGTAAAATCCAACCTTGTTTCATGCAGTAATGCATACTGCAGCCTATTGGACACTGTTTCCCACCTTTTTTTGGAATAATTTGTTTTCCACTTCCAACACATGGAAATGTTTCGATGACAACTAAGTTGTGCCCTGTATCAACCTACGTCAACTGTTAAGTACCCCTTGCCTTGGAAAAGTGGCAGGGGCTCTACAAATTCCATTATTGCTTCAAAATAGTGCTAGTAATGTCAATTAGAGGTACACATCAGGATTTATCGGACTTCTGATAAGTGGGACACCATCTTCCCTCCATACGACGCGGTCCTCGCACAAAGCAGCAACTGCTTCAACATAGACTTGATGCTCCTGAGATGCAAGTTTCAAATCAACTAACTGATCAATACTTCTGGTTGCAGATTAACTTCAGTTATGTGCAGAAGTAGCTTGAAGCTATCTCAAGCTAGAAGGCTGAAATCTTACCTCATGAAGGACTCTTGCAGCCAACAACTCTGGTGTGTCATCCGCAAACACAGGCACAACCCTCTGGGCTAATGTTTTCCCGGTATCATAGTGCTCATCCACAAAATGTACAGTTGGACCTGAGTATCTGAACAGAAAATTGTTGTCAAATAACAGAAGTCACATTTGACACGCAAAATAATTGGCCATTTCTCTATCAGCCATCCATCACGTATATCAATTTTTAAAATGTTTACATTCAACTCAAAAAGTGTGTTACAACAAAATGTAGCGTTATGTTCCTTGAAATTACACAGGTTTATGAATACACATGTTTATTAGGGGATCAACAGGTGAATGTGTTGTATAGGCAGACAGCTATATCATTTGTCAATGGAGGCATGCAGTTACTTGGACAAGCTAGAGAATTCTAAATTACCTTGCTCCAGAGGCAATAACGGCTTTATGCACCTTTGAACCATAAAAACCTTTGCCTCCGAATGCCGGAAGGAGAGAAGGATGGATATTTAATATGGACTTTGGGTATTCCTGGACCAATTCAGCGGGTATAAGCTTCAAGTAACCAGCAAGAAGAACAAAGTCTACACTGTATCCCCTGTTTAAAAGTTAAATATAAAAGGCTTATTTCACTAGTCAGAAAAAACATATATCTTACAATACACAAGATAGATTAGCACAATCCAATGCCTAACAGAACAAATCAAAACCACAGTGTCTACAGTCAAGAGCAAGTCTATGTAACAATGTGGCACTTGATGAAGGACTTGTTCCATAGTATTATTCCAACCGAATATTGCGTTAAAGTTTAAGTTCAAAAAATATCAGCAGAAAGATACATAGAGGGTTCAAAGAAGTAACAACTTCTCTAATTAATGATGCAGaaacatgatcatcacttggctATAAGTACCTGTACATGTAATCGAGCGTGACTCTGTGTGTATCTTACTGGCATAAACAAACATAAGAAAGCTTGACTTACTCTGAGTGGTGCTTTTCACCCGAGTTATTACTAAACTGAAATTGACACAACAAAAAAGAATCAGAGACAGGTATAAGAAGCAGGAACAACCTCAGGGTATCCAGCAGTTGAGCAACCGAAATCCCCTCGGGCGCAGACTTGGACTTGGGAAACACGAGCACAGGAATGCCATTGCTCCTGGCATACTCCGCGCCGCCGCAACCTGTAACGCACAGCTTCAGCCTCCGCTCACAGTGTGGGGCACCTTCGCTTGGGGGTGCAGGTGCAGTTTCCCTCACCTGGCTTGTCGGTGACAAGCGCGACGACATCCCCGTGCACGGCCCCGCCCAGCGCGGCCTCGTGGATCGCCCGGAAGTTGGATCCCCCTCCGGACACGAACACCGCCAGCCGCTTCCTCctcccggccgccgccgccgccgccgccgcgtcagCACCACCCGGCTGCGCCGCGCGCAGACGCAGCCGCGGCTCCGGGCGCCGGGACGGCTCGCACCTGACGGCG
Protein-coding sequences here:
- the LOC110436350 gene encoding serine/threonine-protein kinase SAPK7, which gives rise to MEKYELLKDIGAGNFGVARLMRNRETKELVAMKYIPRGQKIDENVAREIINHRSLRHPNIIRFKEVVLTPTHLAIVMEYAAGGELFDRICNAGRFSEDEARYFFQQLICGVSYCHFMQICHRDLKLENTLLDGSPAPRLKICDFGYSKSSLLHSKPKSTVGTPAYIAPEVLSRREYDGKTADVWSCGVTLYVMLVGAYPFEDPDDPKNFRKTIGRIMSIQYKIPEYVHVSQDCKELLSRIFVANSAKRITIREIRNHPWFLKNLPRELTEPAQAMYYKKDNSAPTYSVQSVEEIMKIVEKARTPPPSSTPVAGFGWAAEEDEQEDSKNPDGKHEEEEDGEDEYDKQVKQVHASGEFHIS
- the LOC8080300 gene encoding phosphoribosylglycinamide formyltransferase, chloroplastic, with translation MEAAVAHAPPAPALRRSLALRPTTPAVRPDPKPWQGVVRSARRQSNAVRCEPSRRPEPRLRLRAAQPGGADAAAAAAAAGRRKRLAVFVSGGGSNFRAIHEAALGGAVHGDVVALVTDKPGCGGAEYARSNGIPVLVFPKSKSAPEGISVAQLLDTLRGYSVDFVLLAGYLKLIPAELVQEYPKSILNIHPSLLPAFGGKGFYGSKVHKAVIASGARYSGPTVHFVDEHYDTGKTLAQRVVPVFADDTPELLAARVLHEEHQVYVEAVAALCEDRVVWREDGVPLIRSPINPDVYL